A single region of the Latilactobacillus curvatus JCM 1096 = DSM 20019 genome encodes:
- the addA gene encoding helicase-exonuclease AddAB subunit AddA — MSDRRFTPTQQAAVDHAGHDILVSASAGSGKTTVLVERVIQKILNGTDVDSLLVVTFTEAAASEMRQRIQTALRKKASEATDKAVQQRLRQQLSLVPTAQISTLHAFCLQVIKHFYYVIKLDPAFRLLSDTAEHLLLEDQVWQRVREEHYQSNDALFYDLAQNFSNDRNDDGLTNIVFELFNFSGANPAPDEWLQSLTAPYEVPETGLTTSAYFKTTILPKLEATLATCLKDLALANELSQTNEKFAVYLPTIATAQAALTAIQANAATLSWAQWRTQLTDAQLGPAKRTKKLEPDEQYDKDRIKNALDNVKGALNDLLTTYFVFDEAQTSQIQRRAGELVGKLVTVTRDFKQAFQAEKKRRYLLDFGDLEHFCLDILAGDTPESEAARTFYQNKFSEILVDEYQDTNQLQETIIQTIASQAPRNVFMVGDVKQSIYAFRLADPSLFLGKYDEFTKPDNDSERIILAENFRSRRNIDDFVNLVFKQIMDRQLGQLDYDHNAELQYGATYYPDDQPTQPTELLLYETKPTDEESTGKLDKAEGQIASVAQRIKRMIDNQETIWDRDTQEIRPIRYQDIVLLTPTRNNNLIILDYFQRFGLPIVISDAQNYFQTTEIQIMLSFLKIIDNPNQDIPLVSVLRSPIVGMNENELALIRINDKTDDYYQAVFNYLDQFEAQKSGQLGQQVFEKLTHFQTLLNELRAIARQRPLVYLIWTIYQKTGFLDYAGGMPAGRQRQANLHALYERAATYEANGFKGLFQFIQFIERLQKQDKDLAQPTSLANQDAISVMTIHGSKGLEFPVVFLMDANHQFNEQDLRQNYVLDDQSGLGIVYLDAKKRLKIPTLPELTITTQKRQKLRAEEMRKLYVALTRAEQRLIIAGSCDNQAKLFATWQKGQQNPDLRLDASVRQASTNLLDWIGLSLIRHPQARDWTEEGTPFLPLSDDATEFNLTFTSETRLGELPGALHHDQDWSQQQQVALKAVDLTTDLANGIQDQLTFSYPAKGATETTAYQSVSEVKRLFEDPDNDQLGQLRFDADTPQQTHRYVTDELPQPQFMQTVRKASPAEIGTATHLVLQEIDLTQPVTIDRVQSVIDQLVLQKSLTANVAQQIKVAAIMTFFESELGQQLLAEPAQVHREVPFSLLLPAASLFAGLRPEDQDNVLIHGIMDGYVTTDTDCILFDYKTDFVNPADPEAAIEAIKARYAGQINLYSAALTQIANRPVTAKYLYLLSIGQLVAIN; from the coding sequence AAGACAACCGTTTTAGTTGAACGCGTGATTCAAAAAATCTTGAATGGCACTGATGTGGATTCACTATTGGTAGTGACGTTTACCGAAGCCGCCGCATCCGAAATGCGCCAACGGATTCAAACGGCACTGCGAAAAAAAGCAAGCGAGGCAACCGACAAAGCGGTGCAACAACGCTTACGGCAGCAACTCAGCCTAGTCCCGACCGCACAAATCAGCACGTTGCATGCGTTTTGCTTACAAGTCATTAAACATTTCTACTACGTGATTAAGTTAGATCCCGCGTTTCGGTTATTAAGTGATACTGCGGAACATCTCTTATTAGAGGATCAAGTTTGGCAACGCGTTCGCGAAGAACATTACCAGTCAAACGACGCCTTATTTTATGATTTAGCGCAAAATTTTTCGAACGATCGCAACGATGATGGGCTAACTAACATTGTTTTCGAACTGTTTAACTTCTCTGGTGCCAATCCAGCGCCCGATGAATGGTTACAATCTCTAACCGCCCCTTACGAGGTACCAGAGACTGGCCTAACAACCAGTGCTTATTTCAAAACAACGATTCTGCCAAAGTTAGAAGCGACCTTGGCAACCTGTTTAAAAGACTTGGCACTCGCCAACGAACTAAGTCAAACAAACGAGAAATTTGCGGTATACTTGCCAACTATCGCAACGGCACAAGCAGCACTAACTGCCATTCAAGCCAACGCGGCCACTTTAAGTTGGGCGCAGTGGCGCACACAATTGACCGACGCCCAATTGGGACCCGCCAAACGAACTAAGAAATTAGAACCCGATGAACAATATGACAAGGACCGGATCAAAAACGCCCTCGATAATGTCAAAGGGGCACTAAACGATCTTTTAACAACCTATTTTGTCTTTGACGAAGCACAAACCAGTCAGATTCAACGGCGCGCTGGTGAGTTAGTCGGTAAGTTAGTGACGGTTACCCGCGATTTTAAGCAAGCCTTCCAAGCTGAGAAGAAACGCCGCTATTTACTAGATTTTGGCGATTTAGAACATTTCTGTTTGGATATTTTGGCCGGTGACACTCCGGAATCAGAGGCAGCACGAACGTTCTATCAAAATAAATTCAGTGAAATCCTGGTTGATGAATATCAAGATACAAACCAGTTACAAGAAACAATCATTCAAACTATCGCTAGTCAAGCACCCCGCAACGTCTTCATGGTGGGGGATGTTAAACAATCCATCTATGCCTTTCGATTAGCTGATCCGAGTTTGTTCCTCGGTAAGTACGACGAATTCACCAAGCCAGATAACGATAGTGAACGCATTATTCTCGCAGAAAACTTCCGTTCACGGCGTAATATCGATGATTTCGTCAACTTAGTCTTTAAACAAATCATGGACCGCCAATTAGGGCAGCTAGATTACGATCACAACGCTGAATTGCAATATGGTGCGACTTATTATCCTGACGATCAACCAACTCAGCCAACTGAATTACTTTTATACGAAACAAAACCGACTGATGAAGAATCAACGGGCAAGCTTGATAAAGCTGAAGGTCAGATTGCATCAGTTGCACAGCGAATTAAACGAATGATTGATAATCAAGAAACCATCTGGGATCGGGATACGCAAGAAATCCGGCCAATTCGCTATCAAGATATTGTCTTATTGACGCCAACGCGCAACAACAACCTAATCATTCTTGATTATTTCCAACGGTTCGGCTTACCGATTGTCATTAGTGATGCGCAGAATTATTTCCAAACAACGGAAATTCAAATCATGCTATCTTTCTTGAAAATTATTGATAATCCCAATCAAGATATTCCACTGGTTAGCGTGCTTCGGTCACCAATTGTCGGTATGAACGAAAATGAACTCGCATTAATCCGGATTAATGATAAAACGGATGACTATTACCAAGCCGTTTTTAATTATCTTGATCAGTTCGAAGCACAAAAATCCGGCCAACTCGGCCAACAAGTCTTCGAAAAATTAACGCATTTCCAAACCTTATTAAATGAGTTACGAGCCATTGCACGTCAACGGCCACTCGTTTATTTAATCTGGACAATTTACCAAAAGACCGGCTTTTTAGATTACGCCGGTGGGATGCCAGCAGGTCGCCAACGCCAAGCAAACTTGCACGCACTCTATGAACGCGCTGCGACTTACGAAGCAAACGGCTTTAAAGGGCTCTTCCAGTTCATCCAATTTATCGAACGTTTGCAAAAACAAGATAAGGATTTAGCCCAACCAACCAGTCTCGCCAATCAAGATGCCATCTCTGTGATGACGATTCATGGGAGTAAAGGCTTAGAATTCCCGGTGGTCTTTCTAATGGATGCCAATCATCAATTTAACGAGCAAGACTTGCGCCAAAATTACGTGCTCGATGATCAATCGGGACTCGGAATTGTTTACTTAGACGCGAAAAAACGGTTAAAGATTCCAACACTACCAGAATTAACCATCACGACCCAAAAACGGCAAAAGTTACGCGCTGAAGAAATGCGAAAACTCTATGTTGCTTTAACGCGTGCCGAGCAACGGCTGATTATCGCGGGCAGTTGTGATAACCAAGCGAAACTATTTGCAACTTGGCAAAAAGGACAGCAAAATCCTGATCTGCGGTTGGACGCTTCTGTTCGTCAAGCTAGCACGAACTTACTAGATTGGATTGGATTGAGCTTAATTCGTCATCCGCAAGCCCGTGATTGGACCGAAGAGGGGACACCATTCCTACCTCTGAGCGATGACGCAACTGAATTTAATTTAACGTTTACAAGTGAAACGCGCCTTGGCGAATTACCAGGTGCTTTACACCATGATCAAGATTGGAGCCAGCAACAACAAGTGGCACTCAAGGCGGTCGATTTAACAACTGATTTAGCCAACGGGATTCAAGACCAGCTAACATTCAGTTATCCAGCAAAAGGCGCCACCGAAACGACAGCTTACCAGTCTGTTTCAGAAGTGAAACGGCTCTTTGAAGATCCCGACAATGATCAGTTGGGGCAATTACGCTTTGACGCTGATACACCGCAACAAACCCATCGTTACGTGACCGATGAACTACCTCAACCACAATTCATGCAGACTGTTCGAAAAGCGAGTCCGGCTGAAATTGGAACGGCGACGCATCTGGTCTTACAAGAAATCGATTTAACCCAACCAGTAACGATCGATCGGGTGCAAAGTGTCATCGACCAACTTGTTTTACAAAAAAGCCTCACTGCCAATGTTGCACAACAAATTAAAGTTGCTGCTATCATGACATTCTTCGAGAGCGAGTTGGGTCAGCAACTGTTAGCTGAACCAGCGCAAGTTCATCGGGAAGTCCCATTTTCACTATTGTTACCGGCTGCATCCTTATTCGCCGGTTTACGCCCAGAAGATCAAGACAATGTCTTAATCCATGGGATTATGGATGGTTATGTAACCACGGATACCGACTGTATTTTGTTCGACTATAAGACTGATTTTGTGAACCCAGCTGATCCAGAAGCTGCCATTGAGGCGATTAAAGCGCGGTATGCCGGCCAAATTAACCTATACAGTGCCGCGTTGACGCAAATTGCTAACCGGCCGGTAACCGCTAAATATCTCTATCTATTGTCGATTGGCCAACTAGTCGCTATTAACTAG
- a CDS encoding helicase C-terminal domain-containing protein has protein sequence MNQETIYAVVDLETTGTNIKEGDRIIQFGCALIQNGKIIQTISQDVNPLRDVPTKIQHLTHITADQLELAPIFEDLAPTLVELLSGTVFVAHNINFDLPFLNGELERVGQPPLDLPGIDTVELAQIVLPEAPSYRLQDLTQLLAIEHDNPHQADSDALVTAKLFLKLMARLKTLPLVTLERLSALGAGLLRQTGDFFTAIAEQMHAQSRPLPNDLLIRENIALRKPAEESFEIYPGSNFAADYPVEEADKKRLLKPHLKWRKAQAAMMDMIHDNFESEAPEPLLIEAATGLGKTIGYLLPYSYRMTPEHKLVVATSTTLLQDQILTQARPLLEKLVGRQINAEIVKSPRHYLDLHRFELSLRLPHKNRMVRLLQMKILVWLTQTTTGDLDELNLTSYQTPFFNNVQHRGLTSLQPQAPFYQDDFLRRLHKRQQQAELLVTNHAYLAEHANDHQTWGARPYLVLDEAQNMIFNVQKIAQQDWSLSRWQLWSQKGLQYTDPEQANNNLARLFPKKSPQARSLRLVHKNLTKLGRTISDLETYLTTAFELPQPEAHQAFSERYLNPDEVVQFVTACHNQFDQLNRQLLTIQDHFLALRYWLEQRLEQYTEGDLGIWQSFENEINLLLADVEAYQRFEQLFIATKPQEQHALMIQMTQPKQPSQLPQFKLQWQLLSAGPQMQQILAHFEPVTLTGATLAVNGHFDYLKRELGFTEAQPLATKKLRSPFRFKQQARFFIAEDGPSQKNLAPNEYHHSVAEQLLTLLVGNPHQALVLFNSNQALEQVYYALGRAGLSLDREILAQGITGSAEKITKRFMLGHDSILLATSSFIAGVDFPESALELVVLVQLPFDAPNALQTRIRYAQLSAQGINPFKAEALPKATIKLRQAFGRLIRTPNDRGVFICLDPRLLSTQYGQQMRRALPTSLPQKAASVKIIRELTDLFWLNSH, from the coding sequence ATGAACCAAGAGACAATTTACGCCGTCGTTGATTTAGAAACGACTGGCACAAACATTAAAGAAGGGGACCGCATTATTCAATTCGGATGCGCCCTCATTCAAAACGGCAAAATCATTCAGACGATTTCGCAAGATGTTAATCCGCTTCGCGACGTACCGACTAAAATTCAACATTTGACGCATATCACTGCTGATCAACTCGAATTAGCACCGATTTTCGAAGATTTAGCGCCAACGTTAGTTGAACTCTTATCCGGTACTGTTTTCGTGGCCCATAATATTAACTTTGACTTACCTTTTTTAAATGGCGAATTAGAACGCGTGGGGCAACCGCCACTTGATTTGCCGGGCATCGATACTGTTGAACTGGCTCAGATCGTATTGCCGGAAGCACCGAGCTATCGATTACAAGACCTCACACAGTTACTCGCCATCGAACATGACAATCCTCATCAAGCTGACAGCGATGCCTTGGTAACGGCTAAATTATTCTTAAAATTAATGGCACGGCTGAAGACCCTGCCATTAGTTACCCTAGAACGTCTTAGTGCGTTAGGCGCGGGCTTGTTACGTCAAACAGGGGATTTCTTCACAGCGATTGCCGAGCAGATGCATGCGCAATCGAGACCGCTGCCGAACGATCTCTTAATTCGTGAAAACATTGCCCTACGAAAACCAGCCGAGGAATCATTTGAAATCTATCCGGGATCTAACTTTGCGGCTGATTATCCAGTGGAAGAAGCTGATAAAAAACGATTATTAAAACCCCACTTGAAATGGCGTAAAGCGCAAGCTGCCATGATGGATATGATTCACGATAATTTCGAATCTGAGGCACCTGAACCACTATTAATTGAAGCAGCCACCGGGTTAGGGAAGACCATCGGGTATTTACTCCCCTATAGTTATCGCATGACGCCTGAACACAAATTAGTGGTTGCAACATCGACAACGCTGCTACAGGATCAGATTTTAACGCAGGCCAGACCGCTTCTTGAAAAATTAGTAGGTCGCCAAATTAATGCCGAAATCGTTAAGAGTCCGCGTCACTATTTGGATTTGCATCGCTTTGAATTATCGCTCCGTTTACCACATAAGAATCGGATGGTGCGGTTGCTTCAGATGAAAATCTTAGTTTGGCTAACCCAAACAACAACGGGGGATTTGGATGAACTCAATTTAACGAGTTACCAAACACCATTTTTCAATAACGTGCAACACCGGGGATTAACAAGTCTGCAACCACAAGCGCCGTTTTATCAAGATGATTTCTTACGTCGCCTGCATAAGCGCCAGCAACAAGCCGAATTACTCGTCACCAACCACGCCTACCTGGCAGAGCACGCGAATGATCACCAAACCTGGGGTGCGCGACCATACTTGGTCTTAGATGAAGCACAAAATATGATTTTCAATGTTCAAAAAATTGCGCAACAAGATTGGTCACTTTCACGTTGGCAACTTTGGTCTCAAAAAGGGTTGCAATATACGGATCCGGAACAGGCCAATAATAATTTAGCCCGGCTTTTCCCGAAAAAATCACCGCAAGCCCGCTCGTTACGGTTAGTGCATAAAAACTTAACCAAGTTAGGCCGAACCATCAGTGACTTAGAGACATACCTAACCACAGCGTTTGAACTACCGCAACCAGAAGCGCATCAAGCGTTTAGTGAACGTTATTTGAATCCAGATGAAGTGGTTCAATTTGTCACCGCTTGTCATAATCAATTCGACCAACTGAACCGCCAACTGTTGACCATTCAAGATCATTTTCTCGCGTTGCGTTACTGGCTTGAACAGCGGTTAGAACAATATACAGAGGGGGATTTGGGGATTTGGCAGTCATTTGAAAACGAAATCAACCTATTGTTGGCGGATGTTGAAGCCTATCAACGGTTTGAGCAATTATTCATTGCGACGAAACCGCAGGAACAACACGCGTTAATGATTCAGATGACACAGCCTAAACAACCTAGTCAGTTACCACAGTTTAAGCTCCAGTGGCAATTGCTTTCAGCTGGTCCGCAAATGCAACAGATCCTCGCGCACTTTGAACCAGTCACCTTGACTGGCGCAACCCTTGCGGTTAATGGGCACTTCGATTATTTGAAACGTGAACTTGGTTTTACCGAAGCGCAACCACTAGCGACTAAGAAATTACGCAGTCCATTCCGCTTCAAGCAACAGGCGCGCTTTTTTATCGCTGAAGATGGTCCTAGTCAAAAGAATTTAGCCCCCAATGAGTACCATCATTCAGTTGCTGAACAGCTATTAACGTTATTAGTTGGCAATCCGCATCAGGCGTTAGTCCTCTTTAATTCTAATCAGGCGTTAGAACAAGTGTATTATGCGCTTGGCCGCGCCGGTTTATCGCTTGATCGTGAGATTCTTGCCCAAGGGATTACGGGTAGTGCGGAGAAAATTACCAAGCGCTTTATGCTGGGGCACGATTCAATCTTGTTGGCGACAAGCAGTTTCATTGCTGGTGTTGATTTTCCGGAATCAGCACTGGAATTAGTGGTGCTTGTTCAATTACCATTTGATGCGCCGAATGCACTGCAGACACGAATTCGTTACGCTCAACTTTCTGCCCAAGGAATTAATCCATTTAAAGCAGAGGCTTTACCCAAAGCAACGATTAAACTACGCCAAGCATTTGGGCGCTTAATCAGAACCCCTAACGATCGCGGCGTCTTCATTTGTTTAGATCCCCGGTTATTATCGACCCAATATGGGCAACAAATGCGCCGCGCGTTACCGACAAGTTTGCCCCAAAAAGCAGCGTCGGTTAAAATAATCCGGGAATTAACCGACTTGTTTTGGTTAAATTCCCACTAA